The segment CGGAACGGCCAGATCCTGCGCCGGCGCACGTGCTTGGCCCGACCCGAGCCCCGCCCCGGACCCCGCTTAGAGCCCCCACCGGAACCCCGACCCGAGCCTCGCCCCGACCCCCCACCCGAACCCCGCTTCGAACCCCGCCCCGAGCGCCGGCGCCGGCGGAAGATCACGAGCGCGCCCAAACCGACGATCACCAGCCCGGCGATGACCGAGAACAACACGATGTTGCCGGTGTTGAGAGTCTCGCTTTCCGCCGAGATTTGGGTGGCCTGACCGAGCGGGGTGGACCAGGTCAGGTCCGAGCGATCACGGCTGGCGGCGTTGTCGGACTGCAACGACCCGGGCATGCGTGCCGTGAAGGCGAAGCCGAATACCTGTCCGGGTTGTCGTCCGGCCGTCTGCAGCAGTGGTGCGGTGGACACTCCGTTGGTGTAGCCGAGGGCCGATTGCAGTCCTTGATCGCCGAAACAGGAAAGGCCGCAGCTGAGATCGATCCGCCCGGACAGGCTGTCGTGGACGTGGAGCAAGCCTCGCTGCGTCGTGAGCGTCAGCTTGAACGGCCGGTTGGAGGCCGGCCCGCTCCCGGCCAGGTCGGCGAACACGCGGGACGCTTCGGACGGACTCGAGTACCCGTGCCGGACCGTCACCGTGGCGCCGCCCCCCGTGACCGTTACCGGCCCGTTGACCACCCAACCTGCGGCGGTCAGGTCGGTGACGCTGAGCTGGCGGGCGAGGCCGGTCTCACCGCCGAGAGCCTGTACCGCTTCGGAGTCGAAGGTCGCGGTTACCGATACCGTCCCGTGCCCGCCGCCCCGGTCCACAACCGACACCCGCGTGTCGACCCGGCATCCTCCCAACACGACGAGGGCTGCGATGAGCAACACCCCCGCGCCGATGACATTTCCCGGCCGGGGCCCCATGACACCGCTTGGCCCCGGCCTCTGGGCGAGCGCGGGGGCCCCAACCCCACGGCGGCCGTACCGGCTGCGGGGGTGACTCAACGAATGTTGCCGGGCGGACCCGGGCAGGACTGTTACTCGCCGCTGCCGGCGCCGGCCATCTCGACCGGCGGAGGCTCGAGGCCTTCCACGGAACGGAACACGATCACCTGCTCGCCCGTCTCCTGGTCGGGTTCGACGTCGACGATGATCGTCTCGCCGGCGCGGAACTCCTTCCACAGGAGCCGCTCCGACAAAGGATCCTCCACCAGCCGCTGCAACGCCCTCCGCAGGGGGCGGGCGCCGAGCGTCGGGTCGTAACCCTTGTCGACCACGTGGTACTTGGCGGCCTGGGTGAGCTCCAGGCTGAGACCCTGGCTCTCCAGCTGGGTGCGGACCCTCCGGATCATCAGGTCGATGATCTCGGTGACCTCGTCGCGGCTCAGCTCGTGGAAGACGATCACGTCGTCGATCCGGTTGAGGAACTCGGGGCGGAAGTGCGTCTTCAGCGCGTCGTTGACCTTCTGCTTCATCTTCTCGTAGGTCACCGACTCCGAGGCCTTGGCAAAACCGACCGACGCCTTGCGCAGATCGGCGGTGCCCAGGTTGGAGGTCATGATGATGACCGTGTTCTTGAAGTCGACCGTGCGACCTTGCGAGTCGGTCAGCCGCCCATCCTCCAGAATCTGAAGCAGCGCGTTGAACACGTCGGGGTGAGCTTTTTCGATCTCGTCGAAGAGGACCACCGAGAAGGGCTTGCGACGAACCGCCTCGGTCAGCTGGCCGCCTTCCTCGTAGCCGACGTAGCCCGGCGGCGAGCCCACCAGCCGGCTGACCGTGTGCTTCTCCATGTACTCGGACATGTCGAGCTGGATGAGGGAGCCCTCGTCGCCGAACAGGAACTCTGCGAGCGTCTTGGCGGTCTCGGTCTTCCCGACACCCGAAGGTCCGAGGAAGATGAACGAACCGCTCGGGCGCTTCGGGTCCTTCAGGCCGGCCCGGGTGCGGCGGATCGCCTGCGACACGGCCTTGATGGCGTCCTGCTGGCCGATGACCCGCTTGTGCAGCTCGTCCTCCATGCGGAGGAGCTTTGCGGTCTCCTCCTCGGTGAGCTTGTACACCGGGATACCGGTCCAGTTGGCGAGAACCTCGGCGATGACCTCTTCGTCGACTACGTCGAACAGGTCCACGCCCTCGGCGCGCCACTCCTGCTCCTTGGCGACCTTGCGCTGGAGGAGGTCCTCCTCCTTCTCACGGAACTTCTTGGCCTGCTCGAAGTTCTGCTTCTCGATCGCGAGCTCTTTGTCCTTGCGCACCTTGGCGATCTCGTCTTCGATCGCCTTGTAGTCCGCGGGAGTTGCCATCCGGCGGATGCGCAGACGGCTGCCGGCCTCGTCGATCAGGTCGATCGCCTTGTCGGGCAGGTAGCGGTCGGCGATGTACCGGTCGGCGAGGTTCGCGGCGGCGACCACCGCCTGATCGGTGATGGTCACCCCGTGGTGCGACTCGTAACGATCGCGCAGACCCTTCAGGATCTCGATCGTGTGGCTGAGCGAAGGCTCCTCGACCTTGATCGGCTGGAAGCGCCGCTCCAGAGCCGCGTCCTTCTCGAGGTGCTTGCGGTACTCGTCGAGAGTCGTCGCACCGATCGTCTGAAGCTCGCCGCGCGCCAGCATGGGCTTGAGGATGGAGGCCGCGTCGATCGCGCCTTCTGCAGCGCCGGCGCCGACGAGGGTGTGGAGCTCGTCGATAAAAAGAATGATGTCGCCGCGGGTCCGGATCTCCTTCAGCACCTTCTTCAGGCGCTCCTCGAAATCGCCGCGGTAACGGCTGCCGGCGACCAATGCACCCAGGTCGAGCGTGTACAGCTGCTTGCCCTTGATGGTCTCGGGCACGTCCCCGGACACGATCTTCTGCGACAAGCCCTCGACGATGGCCGTCTTGCCAACGCCGGGCTCGCCGATGAGGACCGGGTTGTTCTTGGTGCGGCGGGAAAGGACCTGCATGACGCGCTCGATCTCTCGATCGCGGCCGATGACGGGATCGAGTTTGCGTTCGCGTGCAAGCTGGGTGAGGTTGCGTCCGAATTGGTCGAGGACCGGGGACCCGCTCGGCGCTTCTTGTCCTGACGAGGCGCCCGCTCCTGCGGCGGCGCCTTCCTTTCCTCCTGGGGACTGGTAGCCCGAAAGAAGTTGGATGACCTGCTGGCGGACCCTGGAGAGGTCCGCGCCGAGCTGCACGAGCACCTGCGCGGCGACGCCTTCGCCTTCGCGTACAAGCCCGAGGAGCATGTGCTCGGTGCCGATGTAGTTGTGCCCGAGCTGGAGAGCCTCCCGGAGCGACAGCTCGAGGACCTTCTTGGCCCGGGGGGTGAAAGGCGGGGAACCGGTGGTGGAAGATCCGGCGGGGCCGATGGTCTCCTCGACTTTCTCGCGCACCGCCTCCAAACTGATGCCGAGCGACTCGAGTGCCTTCGCTGCTACGCCCTCACCCTCGTGGATGAGGCCCAGCAGGATGTGCTCGGTACCGATGAAATTGTGGTTGAGGAGGCGTGCCTCCTCCTGCGCCAACACCAGGACTCGTCGGGCTCGGTCAGTAAAACGTTCGAACATGCTGGTCCTCCGTAACTCATACTACCCGGGACCCCCCTCATAGGTTCGGCCGCTCGATCGCCCACCTAGAGGTTTGAGCATTTGCTTTTTGGGTTAGCCAGATTCCCGGTTTCCTCATCCCGCTAGGGGTCGCGTACTGTCGGGATGAGTGAACGTCGTGGAAGCACTGCATCTTCCCGGCCTGGAAGACGGCCTCAACCGGGTCGAGAACGCTCTGGCCGGCGCTACCGCGGCGGAAGATCCGTTTTTGTCCGAAGTAGCAGGTCACCTGGTCGCCGCCGGCGGAAAACGGCTCCGCCCCGCGCTGGTCGTGGCCGTCGCCCAGGCCTGCGCAGCCGCGGCCGGCGACCCGGCCGCTCACGGCACCGTCGGCTCCGGCGACGGCGTAGGAATCGGCACGGTGGACGGCATCGGGGGTGTCACCGAGGACGTGATCCAGGGCGCCGTCGCGGTGGAACTGGTCCATCTCGGCTCTCTTTACCACGACGACGTCATGGACGACGCCGAGCACCGCCGGGGAGTCGAGAGCGTCAATGCCCGCTGGGGGAACCTCGTGGCGATCCTCGCCGGCGACTTCCTCCTGGCCCGTGCGTCGGAGATAGCCGCGTCGCTCGGAACGGAGGTGGCCGCCCTGCTCGCCCGCACCATCGGCCAGCTGTGTGAGGGCGAGGTCACCCAGCTCCGGCACGCGTTCGATCCTGGTCGCCCTGAGGATTCGTACCTGGCCTCGATCAGCGGGAAGACGGCTTCGCTGATGGCGACATCCGCCCGGATCGGTGGGCTGGCTTCGAAAGCTCCCCGCCCGTGGGTCGAGGCGGTGACCACGTATGGCCACTGTGTCGGGATGGCCTTCCAGATCTGGGACGACGTCCGGGACGTGGTGTCTTCCGAGGAGGAGCTCGGCAAGCCGTCGGGCCATGACATGGTCGAGGGGACTTACACGCTGCCTGTCCTCAGGGCACTGTCCGTGCCGGGCGTCGGCGACGACCTGCGGGCGCTGCTCGGCGGCCCACTCGACGGCCCGAGCCGGGAAAAAGCGCGCAACCTCGTGCTGTCGACCGACGCGGTCCGGTCCTCCCTCGGCGTCGCCCGCAGGTGGGCGGAAAGGGCGAATTCCTCGTTGGACCCGATGCGCGGCGCGGCGAGCCCCAGGGCAAAGGAGACCCTCGAGATTCTTGGTGGGGTGGGTTTCCGGCTACTAGACGAGTTGGAGCTCGCATAACCGCACAGCCGGTGGGGCCTACTCCTGCTCTGGCCTGAGAGTCGGGAAGGCGATCACGTCTCTGATGGCCTCCGCGCCAGACAGGATCATCACGAGGCGGTCGACGCCGACGCCGAGGCCGCCGGTTGGGGGCAGGCCGTACTCGAGGGCGCGCAGGTAGTCCTCGTCCACCGCCATCGCCTCGTCGTCGCCGGATGCGCGCACCGCGGCCTGAGCTTCGAAGCGAGCCCGCTGCTCGTCGGGGTCGATCAGCTCGGTGAAGGCGTTGCCGAGCTCGCGGCCGGCGACGATCGGCTCGAAGCGCTCCGCGTAACCGGGCTTGCTGCGGTGGTCACGAGCGAGAGGTGAAACCTCCTTCGGGTAGTCCACCACGAAAACAGGTCCCCACAGCTCCGACTCCGTCGTCTTCTCGTAGATCTCGAGCAGCACCTTCCCGGGACCCCAGCCCTCCTGAACCTCGACCCCGGCGACCTCAGACGCGATCCTCCGGAGCTCGCCGAGCGGCGTGTCGAGATCGACCTCGACGCCGGCGTGTTCGGCGATCAGCTCGGTCATGGTCGCGCGGCGCCACGGCGCGGCCAGCTCCAACGGGCGGCCCGCGTAGGTGAGCGACGTGGTTCCCAACAGCTCCTTGGCTACCCCGGACACCATCTCCTCGACGATCGTCATCATATCGGTGTAGTCCGCGTACGCCTGGTAGAGCTCGAGCATCGTGAACTCGGGGTTGTGCCGAGGCGACAGGCCCTCGTTGCGGAAGACGCGCGCGATCTCGAAAACCTTCTCGAAGCCCCCGACCACGAGGCGCTTCAGGTAGAGCTCCGGAGCGATCCGCAGATAGAGATCGATGTCCAACGCGTTGTGGTGGGTCACGAAGGGCCTTGCCAGCGCGCCGCCCGGAATCGGATGGAAGACCGGAGTCTCGACCTCTAGGAACCCGCGGTCCTCCAACCACCTGCGAATCCACGAGATCGTCCGGCTGCGAAGAAGAAGAGTCGCCCGCGAATCCTCGTTCGCCCACAGGTCTGCGTAGCGCTGCCGGTAGCGGATGTCCACGTGGGAGATCCCGCGCCACTTGTCGCCAAAGCTCCTGCGCGCGTGCGCAAGCAGGACCCAGGAGGCGACCTTGATCGACAGCTCGCCACTTTTTGTCTTGACGACCTCGCCGGTCGCCCCGATCCAGTCGCCAAGAGACAGGTGAACGAACCCCGGAAAATCCTCGGTCCATTTGGCGCCCGCAAACAACTGGATCGATCCCGAAGAGTCACGAAGGGTGCCGAAAGCGAGCTTCCCCATCTCCCGCCGCAACATCAGCCTGCCGGCGACGGTCACGACGACCCCCGACTCCGCCGAGGGTTCGAGGTCCCCGAAGCGAGACGCCAGCTCCGCCGTCGTCGCGTCAGGCTCGAACCGGTAAGGGACGGTCATCGCTGGTTGCGCCCGTAGATGATCCGGAGGCCGTCGAGGGTCAGCCATGGATCGTGATGCTCGATCGCCGCCGAATAGGGACCAATTAGGCCGGCGAGCCCACCGGTCGCGACCACCTGGCACGGGCCGAGCTCGTCCTCGAGGCGCCGGCACAGGCCGTCCACCTGGGCCGCGAAGCCGTAGATGACCCCGGACTGGACCGACTCGACGGTGTTCTTGGCCAGGACGCTGCGCGGCTCGATGAGCTCGACCCTCGGGAGAAGGGCGGCCCGCGCGAAGAGCGCCTCCAAGGAGATCTCGATTCCGGGGAGGATCACCCCGCCTAGGTACTCGCCGCGCTCCGACACGACCTCGAACGTTGTCGCGGTGCCGAAGTCGATGACGATCGTCGGCCCTCCGTACCGCTCGAAGGCCGCGACCGCGTCGGCGATGCGGTCTGCACCGACCTCCTTCGGGTTGTCGTAGTGGATCGGCATGCCGGTGCGGACGCCGGGCTCGACGATCACGGTGTTGACCTTGAACCACTTGTCGGCCATCTCGCGCATCGCGGTCCGCAGTCGCGGCACGACCGACGCCACCGCCATCCCGGTAATCACCTCTTCCGGGTCGAGGCCGCGAAGCTGGAACAGCTGGTCGATCAAAAGGGCCAGCTCGTCCGCAGTTCGGTTCGCGACGGTCGCAACCCGCCAGTGGTACATGAGCTCGGGCCCGCTGCCGGCCGGCCCGTCGCCCGGACCGAAGAGCCCGACCACCGTCTGGGTGTTCCCCACGTCGATCGCTACCAGCAAGGCCTTACCGGTCCAGGTCCAAGCCGATGTCGAGCACCGGCGCAGAATGGGTTAGGGCGCCGACCGCGATCAAGTCCGCTCCCGCGGCGACGAACGACTGCACGTTCTCCAGCGTGACTCCTCCCGAAACCTCGATCGGCACGCGACGGTCGACCAGGGCGACGGCGGCGGCCACCTGGGAGGGATCCATGTTGTCGACGAGTATGACGTCGGCGCCGGCGAGCAAGGCGGTCTTCACCTGATCGAGCCTGTCGCATTCGACCTCGACCGGGAGGCCCGGCCAGCGCCGGCGGGACTCCTCGACCGCTTCGTTGACCGAGATGCCGGCGAGGTGGTTGTCCTTCACGAGGATTCCATCGGAGAGCGATGCGCGGTGGTTGACGCCGCCACCGGCCCTCACCGCCGCCTTCTCGAGCGCGCGGAGGCCGGGCGTTGTCTTTCTGGTGTCGCGGATTCGCCCGGTCGAGCCCGCGGCCTCGACGAAGCTTCGCGTCAGCGTCGCCACTCCCGAGAGATGCCCGAGGAAGTTGAGGGCCGTCCGCTCGGCGGTCAGAACCGACTGGAGAGGTCCGTCGACCCGCGCGACTGCGCGGCCTGCTTCGAGGCGGTCACCGTCCGATGCCCACCACTCCGCCTTCACGCCGGGGTCAACCGCGGCGAACGTCTCGATCGCGGCGAGCCGCCCGGCGAGAACTCCGGGGGAGCGCGGCACGATCAGGGCCGAAACAACTGAGCCAGCCGGCAAGAGGCTCGCGGTGACGTCGCCGAACACACCAAGGTCCTCCGCGAGCGCACGCGCAACGGCCTCCCTGACGGCGGTCGCCGGCGGGTCGAGCCAGGTCGGGGTCACTGAAGAAACCTATGGGAAAAAGCTTCGGACGTCGCCGGGAAATCGCTCCTGCGATGACCGCCACGCGATTCCTCACGGGCGGACGCCGCACAGACGAGAGCGCGCGCAACTACCAGCAGATTCTCGAGCTCGCCCGGCGGAACACCGGTGGTCGCGATATCGCTTACGACCGCGCCGGCCGCTTCGAGCGATGCGGCGTCGCGAACCACGCCCGCGCCGGCGGACATCGCGCGTTGAAGCCGCTCGCGAGACTTGGTCACGTCGACGGTTTCGTCCGGCACGACACGAATGGCGGGAATGTTGTTGACCAGCTTGTATAGCGGAATGACGCCGGGGTCCGTGCGGCCGGGTGTGAGCAGTGGCTGAAGGGCGCCTGTCGCGCTGGGTCGGTCTTTGTCCGAAAGAATCGCCTCGACAACGCGTGCGCCGAACACCATCCCCTCCAGGAGCGAGTTCGACGCCAGGCGGTTGGCGCCTTGAACGCCGGTGCACGCGACCTCGCCGGCGGCCCACAGTCCCGGCAGGGTCGTGGCACCGTCGAGATCGGTGAGCACCCCGCCGCACATGTAATGAGCGGCGGGCGCCACCGGCAACCAGTCTCGGGGCGGGTCGAGGCCCATCTCGCGTGCCGAAGCGGCAAGAGTCGGGAAGCGGCGCTCGAAGTCCTCGACGGGGCTGACGTCGAGCCACACGTGCTCGCCGCCCGACTCGCGGATGCGCGCAGCGACCGCCGCAGCCACAACGTCGCGTGGCTGCAACTCGTCGACGAACCGTTTGCCGGCGCTGTCGCGCAACACCGCGCCCTCGCCGCGTAGCGCTTCGCTCATCAACGGCCGGGGGCCGGCGGTGCGGCCGTGAAGCGCGGTCGGGTGGAACTGGACGAACTCCACATCGGCGATCGGGACTCCGGCCCGCATCGCCATCGCCAGCCCATCGCCGGTCGACTGCACAGGGTTGGTCGTTACCGAGAACAGCTGCCCCGCGCCGCCGCTGGCCAGGAGAACGTTCGAGGCCCGCAGCTCGACCCGCCTGCCGTCCGGACCGGTTGCGACGATCCCCTTGCACCGCCCGCCTTCGACGATGAGGTCATGAGCGAAGTAACCCTCCCACAGCCTGGTGGCGGTGGATCGGGCGGCTTCAACGAGGGTGCGCTCGACTTCGGCTCCCGTCGCCGCACCGCCGGCGTGCACCACACGCGCAGCCGAGTGGCCCCCTTCACGGGAGAGTGTCCAGACCCCTGACTCGTTCCTGTCGAACTGAGCGCCGAGAGCGGCCAGCTCGCGGACTCTCGCCGGACCCTCCGCGACGAGGATCTCCACCGCGCCGCGATCGCACAACCCGGCACCAGCCTTGAAAGTGTCCTCGGCATGAAGCGCGAACGAGTCGCCCGGATGCTGGACGTCGGCTTCGTTGCGGTGCAGGACCGCCGCCACACCCCCTTGCGCCCACTGCGTCGCCGAATCCGAAAGCGCGCCTTTCGAAACGACGCCGACTCTGAGTCCGGTGTCAGCCGCTTCAGCTGCCCTCGCAGTCGCGGAAAGGCCGGCGACGCCACTGCCGACGACGAGAAGGTCGACGGCGTGCTCGCTCAATGACGAGTCGCGTGCAGCGGTTGCAACGGTTGCCGCGGTCGCAGCGGTTGTAGCGCCGCTGCGGCCCGGGCGGCCTCTTCGGGGGGGATCACGTTGTTCCATTGGTCTACGTGGACCACGGTAGGCGAGTGTCCCTCCAATTCAGCCTGTTCGTAGTCGGCGTAGGTGATCACGATCACCTTGTCGCCCACGTGAACAAGCCGGGCGGCGGCTCCGTTCAGGCACACCTGACCGGGCTGGCCGGTGATGGCGTAGGTTTCGAAACGGGCACCGTTGTCGATGTCGAGCACCGCGACCTGCTCGTGTTCGAGGATGTCGGCGGCGGCCATCAGCTCGGGGTCGAGGCTGATCGAGCCGATGTAGTTGAGGTCGGCCTCGGTCACGGTGGCCCGGTGGATCTTGGACTTCAGCATGCGGCGGCGCACGATGGTGGTCTCCTGTCGGGTTCTACGCGGCCGCCGAAGGCGGCGTTGCGGGGACGTTGTCGATCAGGCGGGCCCGGCCGATTCGGGCTGCCATAAGCAGGCGGACTTCGCCGGTGATCCTCGCCGGACGCTCCAACGTCTCCGGGTCGGCGACTGCCGCGTAGTCAAGTTGAAAAAGGGGCTGGCGTTGGAGTGATTCCGCCATCGACTTCTCGACCAGGTCGGGGTCGTCGAGTCCGTCGCCTTCGACTGCTCGTTTTCCGGCGAGTAGCGCGTAGAAGAGGTGAGGTGCCGCTTCGCGTTCAGCGGCGCTGAGGTAGGCGTTCCGGCTCGACAGGGCGAGCCCGTCGGTTTCGCGCACGGTGGGGCAAGCGACGATATCGACGGGGAGAGACAGGTCGGTGACCATGCGGCGCACCACGACCAGCTGCTGGAAGTCTTTCTCGCCGAAGTAGGCGAAGCACGACCCGGTCAGGGAGAACAGCTTCGCCACGATCGTCGTGACACCGTTGAAATGCCCCGGGCGGGACGCTCCCTCGAGCCCTTCGGTGAATCCCTCGACCGTGACCGTCGTCGCCGGCGGTTCCGGCCACATCTCCTCGACGCTCGGCGCGAAGACGAGCGCGGCGCCGGCCTCCTCGGCCAGCTCGCAGTCACGCTGGATGTCGCGCGGGTAGGCGGCGAGATCCTCGCCGGCGCCGAACTGGAGCGGGTTCACGTAGTCGGTGACCCCGACGACGTCGCATTCCGCGGCGGCCCGGCGGATCAGGGACATATGGCCGGCGTGCAGGGCGCCCATGGTCGGCACCAAGCCGACCTGCTGCCCCTTGCCGCGGCACGCATCCAGACGGGTGCGCCAGTCGGCGGCCTTCTCTATGAGCTCGAGGGTCAATCTCTCCTCACTGACGTTCCGGCCCCGTACCAACGGGTGCCGTTCGTGTTTTGACTAGATCCTAGCTGGTCGGGGCGGTAGGGGCGCAGCGCCGGCGGTGGTTGGGTGTGGCGGCGGCGGAGGCGCCGGCGGCGGTTGGGCTCTCTTGTCTCTTGTTCGTCTCGTTCGCGGCCGGCGATTTTTTCGGTACATCTCGCATCTGGGGGACGAGTGGAACCTCAACCTTCAAATTTGCACCGCAAAACCAGAATGTCCCACAGAAAGTGCGACCCGGGAGGCGGTAGGCCGAGCGGTAAACAAGGGGCCTGGGCGTGACTATCGCGTTTGGGTGTGAAAACAAGCAGCTGAGCGCGCATATCCACTCCCGAACTGCAAGGCCACCCTCCGCACGCGTGCCTTCTTGCGCAAAGAGCGTGAGCTAGAGGTTCCCCGCCGGCCGGACGCCCCTGGCGAGGTCGGATGTCAGCCGCCCGATGATCAGCTCCGGCGCGAGGTCGCCAAGGGGCACCAGCACAAACCCTCGCTCCCACATCCTGGGGTGCGGTACGACAAGGTCGGGCTCGTCGACGACTTCGTCTCCGACCAGGAGCACATCGACGTCGAGCGTGCGCGGGCCCCACCTCTCCAGGCGCACCCGGTGCGCAGCTGCTTCGGCCGCCTGGGCGGCGACGAGGAGCTCACGCGGTGTGAATCTGGTGGCCAGCTCAACCACGCAGTTGAGGTAGGCGCCTTGGCCGGGAGGCCCACCGATCGGGTCGGTCTCGTAGAGCGGCGAGACGGCAGCGACGTCTGGGAGCCGTTTCACTCCGCCGGCGAGGTAGGCGCGCCGGTCGCCCAGGTTCGATCCGAGGCCGAGGAACGCGCGGGCGACGGGACGGGGCGCGCGACGGTCCTGGAGGGCGCTCTCTGCGGTCGGCGGAGACGGCGCGTCGCCCGAGGGAGGGTGCGGACGGCGAGAGGAGGGCGCTGGTGGCTCAGGGCGGCGTGGGTTCGGCACGGGTCACCGGCCCGGCTGCGCCGGCGGACGACCCGGCTGCGCCGAGCGGCGCACGGTCACTCCGGCCGAAGCCAGATCGACGGGCACGGGCGGCCGCAGCTTGCGGACAGTGACCGTCACCCCCGAAGCGAGTGGCGCCCCCGCGTCCAGGGCGGCGCCGGCGATCCGTTCGGCGAGGTTCTCGAGAAGGTCGGAATGGGTTCCGCCGACGACGCCGGCGACTGCTTCCGCAACCGCGCCGTAATCGATCGTGTCCCCAAGCGCGTCAGACCGGCCGGCGTTGGACAGGTCCACGTCGAGGTCGAGGTCGACCTCGAAAGGCTGGGATCTGTCCCGTTCCTCCGGCAGGACTCCGTGGGTGCCGAGAATCCTCAAACCGCGCAGCTCGATGCGGTCCAAGCGGGTCCTAGCTCCCGAGCGGCTGGGCCGCCTGGCCCGGGCCAGGTAGGTCCTGCCCCGGCCCGGGAAGGTTGGGGACCGAGGCGACGAGCTCACGACCGGGCGGTCCCATCTGCCGTCCGATTATCCGCTCGACCACGGCGATCGCCTGTGGACCGCTCGGGACCATCCCCGACCATCTCAGGTACCCGGCGACCACTCCCATGAGCCGGTCGCCCAGCTCTTCCTGGTGGATCAGGATGCGCTCTCCCGCCCCGAGCCACTCCCTGACCCTGGTGTACAGCTCGGCCAGCACCACGTTCGGATCGTCGTGCGGGCCCAGGGGCACGTGTGACCAGGTGACGCCCAACTCGTCGTAGGCATGAAGGTTGTGCGGTGAAGGCAACAACGACACCACCCTCGTGAAGCCCTCCCCCCTCAGCCACAGGATCTCCTCCTGCCTGCGGACCCGCCGGTGGTTTCGCGCGTAGCCGCCGGGCCGCTCACTGATGGCGAGGCGTCCCTTGATGATCCAAGCGAAGAACCGCGGCTGGATCCCCTTGGCCCACTTTCCTTTCATCTGCCGATACCAGCCAGGTGTCCGGATCCAGAAGCCCCCGCCAGCCGGGCGGCCTGGACGACCGGGCGAACGTCGTGAACCCGCACCACGTCGACGCCGCGTGTCATCGCCCACACCGTCGTCGCCACAGACGCCTCCACCCGATCGGTCGGGAGTGCCGGCGTCCCGTCGCTCGCA is part of the Acidimicrobiales bacterium genome and harbors:
- the nadC gene encoding carboxylating nicotinate-nucleotide diphosphorylase — protein: MTPTWLDPPATAVREAVARALAEDLGVFGDVTASLLPAGSVVSALIVPRSPGVLAGRLAAIETFAAVDPGVKAEWWASDGDRLEAGRAVARVDGPLQSVLTAERTALNFLGHLSGVATLTRSFVEAAGSTGRIRDTRKTTPGLRALEKAAVRAGGGVNHRASLSDGILVKDNHLAGISVNEAVEESRRRWPGLPVEVECDRLDQVKTALLAGADVILVDNMDPSQVAAAVALVDRRVPIEVSGGVTLENVQSFVAAGADLIAVGALTHSAPVLDIGLDLDR
- a CDS encoding polyprenyl synthetase family protein, coding for MNVVEALHLPGLEDGLNRVENALAGATAAEDPFLSEVAGHLVAAGGKRLRPALVVAVAQACAAAAGDPAAHGTVGSGDGVGIGTVDGIGGVTEDVIQGAVAVELVHLGSLYHDDVMDDAEHRRGVESVNARWGNLVAILAGDFLLARASEIAASLGTEVAALLARTIGQLCEGEVTQLRHAFDPGRPEDSYLASISGKTASLMATSARIGGLASKAPRPWVEAVTTYGHCVGMAFQIWDDVRDVVSSEEELGKPSGHDMVEGTYTLPVLRALSVPGVGDDLRALLGGPLDGPSREKARNLVLSTDAVRSSLGVARRWAERANSSLDPMRGAASPRAKETLEILGGVGFRLLDELELA
- a CDS encoding LPXTG cell wall anchor domain-containing protein encodes the protein MGPRPGNVIGAGVLLIAALVVLGGCRVDTRVSVVDRGGGHGTVSVTATFDSEAVQALGGETGLARQLSVTDLTAAGWVVNGPVTVTGGGATVTVRHGYSSPSEASRVFADLAGSGPASNRPFKLTLTTQRGLLHVHDSLSGRIDLSCGLSCFGDQGLQSALGYTNGVSTAPLLQTAGRQPGQVFGFAFTARMPGSLQSDNAASRDRSDLTWSTPLGQATQISAESETLNTGNIVLFSVIAGLVIVGLGALVIFRRRRRSGRGSKRGSGGGSGRGSGRGSGGGSKRGPGRGSGRAKHVRRRRIWPFRDPARAS
- a CDS encoding ATP-dependent Clp protease ATP-binding subunit; the protein is MFERFTDRARRVLVLAQEEARLLNHNFIGTEHILLGLIHEGEGVAAKALESLGISLEAVREKVEETIGPAGSSTTGSPPFTPRAKKVLELSLREALQLGHNYIGTEHMLLGLVREGEGVAAQVLVQLGADLSRVRQQVIQLLSGYQSPGGKEGAAAGAGASSGQEAPSGSPVLDQFGRNLTQLARERKLDPVIGRDREIERVMQVLSRRTKNNPVLIGEPGVGKTAIVEGLSQKIVSGDVPETIKGKQLYTLDLGALVAGSRYRGDFEERLKKVLKEIRTRGDIILFIDELHTLVGAGAAEGAIDAASILKPMLARGELQTIGATTLDEYRKHLEKDAALERRFQPIKVEEPSLSHTIEILKGLRDRYESHHGVTITDQAVVAAANLADRYIADRYLPDKAIDLIDEAGSRLRIRRMATPADYKAIEDEIAKVRKDKELAIEKQNFEQAKKFREKEEDLLQRKVAKEQEWRAEGVDLFDVVDEEVIAEVLANWTGIPVYKLTEEETAKLLRMEDELHKRVIGQQDAIKAVSQAIRRTRAGLKDPKRPSGSFIFLGPSGVGKTETAKTLAEFLFGDEGSLIQLDMSEYMEKHTVSRLVGSPPGYVGYEEGGQLTEAVRRKPFSVVLFDEIEKAHPDVFNALLQILEDGRLTDSQGRTVDFKNTVIIMTSNLGTADLRKASVGFAKASESVTYEKMKQKVNDALKTHFRPEFLNRIDDVIVFHELSRDEVTEIIDLMIRRVRTQLESQGLSLELTQAAKYHVVDKGYDPTLGARPLRRALQRLVEDPLSERLLWKEFRAGETIIVDVEPDQETGEQVIVFRSVEGLEPPPVEMAGAGSGE
- the lysS gene encoding lysine--tRNA ligase, translating into MADPRRPPDHLRAQPAMTVPYRFEPDATTAELASRFGDLEPSAESGVVVTVAGRLMLRREMGKLAFGTLRDSSGSIQLFAGAKWTEDFPGFVHLSLGDWIGATGEVVKTKSGELSIKVASWVLLAHARRSFGDKWRGISHVDIRYRQRYADLWANEDSRATLLLRSRTISWIRRWLEDRGFLEVETPVFHPIPGGALARPFVTHHNALDIDLYLRIAPELYLKRLVVGGFEKVFEIARVFRNEGLSPRHNPEFTMLELYQAYADYTDMMTIVEEMVSGVAKELLGTTSLTYAGRPLELAAPWRRATMTELIAEHAGVEVDLDTPLGELRRIASEVAGVEVQEGWGPGKVLLEIYEKTTESELWGPVFVVDYPKEVSPLARDHRSKPGYAERFEPIVAGRELGNAFTELIDPDEQRARFEAQAAVRASGDDEAMAVDEDYLRALEYGLPPTGGLGVGVDRLVMILSGAEAIRDVIAFPTLRPEQE
- a CDS encoding type III pantothenate kinase → MLVAIDVGNTQTVVGLFGPGDGPAGSGPELMYHWRVATVANRTADELALLIDQLFQLRGLDPEEVITGMAVASVVPRLRTAMREMADKWFKVNTVIVEPGVRTGMPIHYDNPKEVGADRIADAVAAFERYGGPTIVIDFGTATTFEVVSERGEYLGGVILPGIEISLEALFARAALLPRVELIEPRSVLAKNTVESVQSGVIYGFAAQVDGLCRRLEDELGPCQVVATGGLAGLIGPYSAAIEHHDPWLTLDGLRIIYGRNQR